The stretch of DNA TctaaatgtatatgtgtgtgtgtgtgtgtgtgtgtgtgtgtgtgtgtgtgtgtgtgtgtgtgtgtgtgtgttgttaggaTGAGTGTGAGGGGGATCTGGCTGAAGCCATGCCTGCTCTGGAGGCTGCCCTCTCAGCTCTGGACACTCTGAAGCCTGCAGACATCACTGTGGTCAAGTCCATGACCAATCCACCCGCTGCCGTCAAACTGGTCATGGAGTCAATCTGTGTCATGAAGGGCATCAAGCCTGAGAGGAAGCCTGATCCCGGTGGCTCAGGTCAGGGTTCAGAGCTTATTATTAGAGTATTAATTTGGCCAGTTGAGATATTTATATGATGAAAAGGTAATTATATAATCAATCACATATTATATGCAGCATCCTGTGTGTGTCGTGGTCTACAGGTAAAATGATTGAGGACTACTGGGGCAACTCCAAGAAGCTCTTGAGTGACCTCCATTTCCTGGACAGCCTCAAGGCCTTTGACAAAGACAATATTCCCCCAGCCAACATTAAACGGATTCGCGAGAAGTTCATCGACCACCCAGACTTCCAGCCGGCTCTCATCAAGAATGTGTCATCCGCATGCGAAGGGCTCTGCAAATGGGTGCGTGCCATGGAGGTGTACGAGCGTGTGGCCAAGGTGGTGGCGCCCAAGAAAGAGCGTCTCCAGGCGGCCGAGTCAGAGCTAGCCGTCCAGATGGCCACACTAGAGGTGAAGCGGGGCGAGCTGAAGGAAGTGGAGGACCGTCTGCAGGCTCTCAACGACACCTTCGAGGAGATGAACCAGAAGAAGAAGGACCTGGAGGACAACATTGAACTGTGTTCCCAGAAGCTCATCAGAGCGGAGAAGCTGATTGGTGGACTAGGCGGGGAGAAGGACCGCTGGACGGAGGCTGCCCACAACCTGGGCTTCAAGTACACCAACCTCACTGGGGACGTCCTCCTGTCCTCGGGCACAGTGTCCTACTTGGGCGCGTTCACGGTGGACTACCGCGTTGAGTGCCAACATGCCTGGCATCGGCTGTGCCAACAGAAGAAAGTGCCCTGCTCTGACGACTTCACCCTCAGCAACACTCTCGGAAACCAAGTGTTGATTCGACAGTGGCAGATTGCAGGGCTACCTGTGGACGCATTCTCAACTGACAATGGTATCATTGTGACTAACTCAAGGCGATGGCCACTGATGATTGACCCACAAGGCCAGGCCAACAAGTGGGTAAAGAACATGGAGAAGGCCAATAAGTTAGCTGTCATCAAAATCTCAGACCCAACTTATGTCAGAACCTTGGAAAATTCCATCCAGTTTGGCACACCGGTGCTGATGGAGAACATTGGGGAGGAGCTGGATGCTGTTCTGGAGCCAGTCCTCCTGAAACAGACGTTCCGGCAACAGGGTGTTGAGTACATGAAGATTGGCGAGAACATTGTGGAGTATTCCAGAGACTTCCGCTTCTACATGACCACGGGGCTCAGGAACCCTCACTACCTTCCCGAGGTAGCCGTGAAGGTGTGCCTGATCAACTTCATGATCACGCCCCTGGGGCTGGAGGACCAGCTGCTGGGCATCGTGGCGGCCATGGAGAAGCCTGagctggaggagaagaagaaccaGCTGATCCTGGAGGGCGCCGCCAACAACAAGCAGCTCAAGGAGATTGAGGACAAGATCCTGGAGGTGCTCTCCTCGTCGCAGGGGAACATCCTGGAGGATGAGACCGCCATCAAGGTGCTGTCCTCCTCCAAGATCTTGTCTGAGGAGATCTCAGAGAAGCAGAAGGTAGCGAACATCACCGAGCAGGAGATCGACGACACCCGCATGGGCTATCGGCCAGTGGCCGAGCACTCGTCCATCCTGTTCTTCTGCGTGTCAGACTTGGCCAACATTGAGCCCATGTACCAGAACTCGCTCAcctggttcatcaacttgtaccTGAACTCCATCGGCCAGAGTGTCCGCAGCGACGACCTGAACATACGCATCGACAACATCATCGCTCACTTCACCATCAGCATCTACAACAACGTGTGCCGCTCGCTCTTCGAGAAGGACAAGCTGCTCTTCTCGCTGCTGCTGACCGTGGGCATCATGAACGGCCAGGGGCAGATTGACGACCAAGTCTGGCGCTTTTTGCTCACAGGGGGCATCGCCCTGGAGAACCCGCACCCCAACCCGGGCCCCGAGTGGCTCTCCGACAAGTCCTGGTCGGAGATTGTGCGCGCCTCCGAGCTCTGCAACCTGAAGGGCTTGTATGAGCATGTGCAGGATAACGTGGAGAAGTGGAGGCAACTCTACGACTCCAGCCGACCCCACGGGGAGCAGCTGCCGGACAACTGGCGCGTGCTGGAGGGCATGGACCGCCTGGTGGTGCTACGCTGCTTCAGGCCTGATAAGCTGGTGCCTGCTATCCAGGAGTTCATTGTGGTCAACATGGGCCGGCCATATATCGAGCCCCCCACTTTTGACCTCAGTGGCAGCTATGATGACTCAAACTGCTGctcccccctcattttcattctaTCACCAGGGTCTGATCCTACTGCTGGTAAGACCCATGTATGCtcatatacatacaaacatgctGACAACAATGTATGGGCTGTCACATATTGTTATAATTTAATCTCATTCAAGAAAGTCTCTTGTATTATGCTGATATCGTATTATGCTGTTCAAGGCCTCAGGGGTTTCAGGAGTTTGTGTCTGGGACTGTGGTCATGCAAAGCAACTACAACACACCTGTTTGTTTCTTTTCCAGGTTTACTGAAATTTGCAGAGGACCTGGGGATGGGAGGCAGTAGGACCCAGACGATCTCCCTGGGGCAGGGCCAGGGCCCCATAGCGCAGCTTATGATCGAGAAGGCCCTGAAGGACGGGGGCTGGGTGGTGCTGCAGAACTGCCATCTGGCCACTAGCTGGATGCCCACCCTGGAGAAGATCTGTGAGGAGGTCATCGTCCCTGACAACACACACCCCAGTTTCAGGTGAATACACAGGAATATACGACATACACTAAATAaaagatgtaaaaaaaaaacaccaccagACAGACTCAAAACAGTCTTGATGATTAAGAAAAACCTGACATGCATCACATATATAAATAAGTATATTATAGAAAggatatagtataagtatattattatattaagtataagtatattataCAATGAGTATTCATTGTGCACACACTGTGTGTTCAGAAATCCATCCAATTCCGATAGTTTTGAAATACATCTCTCACACAATCTGTTGAGACACTGAATCTGAATATTTCCTGAATCCCTCAGGTTATGGCTGACCAGCTACCCCTCTGACAAGTTCCCTGTGAGCATCCTGCAGAACGGGGTGAAGATGACCAATGAGCCGCCCAAAGGCCTGCGCGCCAACGTCCTGCGCGCTTACCTCAGCGACCCTATCTCTGACCCCAACTTCTTCCTCAGCTCCAGCAAGCAGGAGATCTGGCAGAAGCTGCTCTTCGGAATCTGCTTCTTCCACGCGCTGGTGCAGGAGAGACGAACCTACGGGCCACTGGGTCAGAATAGGCATACTTCTCCATGACTGTGTGATGCTTGATTTACATATTACATATGTATTACATATTTGCTTATGGGCAACAGACCTCAAGGACAGGGCTATGCAGTATCAGTGTTGTTAGATTTAATTTTCCAaaatcttgtaaataaactattaACAGGTTTAATAGAACTACCAATGTTTTATCAGGAAATTCCCCCATAatctcacatgtacacacacttgaCGTTACATCTGATAGTGTGAAGACAGTGAAGATTGGACTATGATGTTGTTTAGTTGAAAAATGAACCCATCCttctgttgtgtgtatgtattaggCTGGAATATACCATATGAGTTTAATGAGTCAGACCTGAGGATCACTATGCGACAGATCCACATGTTCCTGGAGGAGTATGAGGAGGTTCCACTAGAGGCTCTCACCTACTTAACTGGttagacacgcacgcacgcacgcacgcgcacacacacacacacacacacacacacacacacacacacacacacacacacacttaaaagttGAATGAGGGCTGGGCTttcctcttcatctcttcatgaatgaaaatataacaaattaaaacatcaaGACAATATAGCTTCCCAAAATGCCATTAAATTCACTGTAATTATTAGTTTTATATATGAAACTTAAAATTTAGAGTCATAACTGTATGTGGTGCACATATTTAAGACTGGACGTATGGTTTTCTCACCAGGGGAGTGTAACTATGGAGGCAGGGTGACTGATGACAAGGACAGGAGACTGCTGCTCTCCCTGCTGTCCATCTTCTTCAACACAGAGATACTGGAGCACGACTGCTATAAGTTGTGTGAGGGAGACCTCTACTATGTCCCCGTTCACGGTCCCTATGAGGTACTGTACGCACACTGTCATTCTCGCAATCACTTGCACAGTTATTGTGCAAACACACTTCACTATTCTACACTATTTCCTTACTGATCTAGGAGTTGCATCACAAAGTAGTTTGAATCTTAAAAAGGTAAATGTTACCTGTGAATTTCAGTCATTAAATCTCAATCTTTCCTCAGAGCTACGTCGAGTACATCCGAAATCTGCCAATCAATGCTGAACCTGGTGTGTTTGGCCTGCATAGCAATGCCGATATCACCAAGGACAACCAGGAGACTAATCAGCTCCTAGATGGAGTTCTGTTGACCCTACCCAGGCAGACAGGAGGAGGGGCCAAGTCACCACAGGTGAGGATGTGGGTTTGACCTCAGTCTGACTGATGTGGGTTTGACACCACCAGCTAAATTCTTGAATGATttgaatgtttttgtgtttatactgtatgtttacgTGTTTGCTGATGCATTGTTGACAGAAATGTAACTGGTTGCaaattttaaaggagaattctggagatttttcacatagatctctgtttcttggggtcaccgagtactgtcggtacgaaaaaacctatctagcttgagttgctgcagctacagtgctacactctgggggcatgaactgGGGGCTGCTTACCTTTAACTGAGTGTATTATCCAATCATAAAACACTGATTCATAGAcattctactgtgtgtgtgtttgaatgtaggACATTGTGGATGAGTTGGCAGAGGATATTCTCTGCAGGTTACCAGCAGATTTTGACTTGGAGATGGTGATAAAAAAATACCCAGTGCTCTACGAGGAATCGATGAACACGGTGCTAAGACAGGAACTCATTCGCTTCAACAGGTAtgatacacacaagcacactcacaaacacaaagggCCACTCTCTCGGACATTGATCAAGCCTATTCCTAAAAGAAAATGTATATCTCCATTGAAAAAAGCTTTTAGTCTAGGACTATGTTTAATCCATGTATAGGAAATCTGTCCAAAATGTCTCAAACCATGCATCTCTTAAAAGATTATTATCTCATAAAATCATATATTTATTAATCACTTTATAATTCAGTAGCGGCATGTTAAGATTGATAATCGGAGAACTGCTGAGAAGCAATGATGTACTGCGGTGCTTCTTGTGCTTACTGATTGCTGATTGGACTGATGGTGTGCCTCTGTTTGTGATGTTTGCTGATCAGGCTGACCAATGTGGTGCGCAGCACTCTGGTCAACATCCGGCGGGCTCTCAAGGGCCAGGTGGTGATGTCGTCGGAGCTGGAGGGCGTGTTCAACAGCATGCTGGTGGGACGCGTTCCCGCCGTGTGGGCTGCACGCTCCTACCCCTCTCTCAAACCGCTGGGCAGCTACATCACTGACCTGTTCCAGAGACTCCACTTCCTCCAGGTGGCAACTCACTTGGAACTCTGAACTatccaaaaaacacacaacagacaaaTAAGAATTAAAAAGACACATAGGGCTTTTCTAAGTGCTCAATGCGCTTTACTGTAAAGAAGGGAACCTCATTACAACCATCACCACTCACCTGCTTAGATGTCTGATGTAGATTAATTAAGTGCATCTTAAGTGCATTAAGTGCTTACTGTCTTTGACCTCTGGTGTCTTTTTTGGTGTGTATCATGAAGGACTGGATTGATAATGGCCCCCCAAGCGTTTTCTGGGTGTCCGGGTTCTACTTCACACAGTCCTTCCTCACAGGAGTCTCCCAGAACTACGCGCGCAGATATACCATCCCCATTGACTACATCGGTTTTGAGTTTGAGGTGAGAAGTGTGCTAGTAGCATGTGAAGTAGACAGTGGAGATGAGGGGGCGAGATTTTCTttgctcactctgtgtgtgtctgcatgtctcaGGTGACCAAATATGAGACCGGTGTTAAGAAGAAGCCGGCAGACGGCGCCTACGTTCGTGGCCTCTTCCTGGAGGGAGCACGCTGGGACCGCGAAAACATGGTCATCGGTGAGTCCCTTCCCAAGATCCTCTTCGACACTCTGCCCATCATCTGGCTCAAGCCGGGCGAGAGCTCCAAGTTCAAGCACGagaatgtgtacgtgtgtccgGTGTACAAGACCAGTGCCCGGCGCGGGACTCTGTCCACCACTGGCCACTCCACCAACTACGTGCTGCCAATCGAGCTTCCCTCTGACCAACCTCAGAAGCACTGGATCAACCGGGGGGTGGCCTGCTTGTGCCAGCTGGACGACTGAGGAGGATCAGATgttcacagacatacatacatagaatGGACTGAGTCTAAAAACACAATGTCTATTAAAAACGCATCAGGTATGCGCAATCTAGTATGTTAACGGTGCCAATCACTTTTGCTTAGAATACCTCAGgatatgtatgagtgtgagggCTGACTTGAGTTTACAGGGACACAGACATAAGGAATTGGTTTTAAGTGGAGCAGTGATTCATAAACATGTAGAATCCATGTAAACATAGAAATGTAACAAACATTGAAAGCAGCTACAGGCAGGTCTGTGCATAAGGCTACCCTAAGAGACACTTCCACAGTATATTGCTGCTGGATAGAGCTGTTAACCAAATGAAGGATATAAGGAATGTTGTGACCTTCTTAAAAAGGTGTTCAGTTTCATTTCTTTTATTCTACCCACACAGTAATCATTCAAAAATTTAATTATCCAATGTAATACAAAGAGAAAATCAGTCATGCAAAAACTCATTATCAAACCTAAAATGGCCTACAGCAAGCATTGTGAAAACGGTTGTAGTTGATCTCAATTCAAATTTAATTTACAGTAACAGGTATAAGGATATTGTTCATTTTGGCAGTTATTTCTTTGTTTACTTGGCCCAAACAGTTTCAGCATAGCGGGTTGCACACAACATAGTCTGATTCAACACTTCTACCCTTCACACCCTTCACGAGAAGTGTGATAAAACACAGCACTAAGTTAACTGAGAATCATTCAACCATAGAAGCAGGTTTTGTAAGAAATGTTtaatataataaaacaaaataaatattttacatTGGATGGCAGTATGAACACCTACAGTGACAGACTGACTGTGTCTATAACTGTGTCTGATGTGTCCATACATTTTGTtcttatttgacaaataattacatctttaatttaatgttaagGTGAAGTTGCACATGTACTGTTTTGAATACGTAAGACATGTTATTGTGCGTATACAATTATTGTGCGTATACAATTATGTGCgctttcatgagtgtgtgtgtcacgtgtCATCATCATGAGACTGTAAATACACAGGTTTGGCTTGTTTCCTCAGTTTCTGTTGTCCTCGAAACTTCCTTCCTTTCTGTGTGGCCAGTCCCATTGGAGGCAGATAGGTCTATGAAATAAGCAGACAGGAAAAAATACCTCAGAGAAGAGCTATGTTGAGACACAACACAACTAACACAATGGCCTAATGAGGCTAATActgaacataaacacaaaataaacattttagtTTTTGCTCTCATTCTTCCTGAGTTCTATGTACACAAAAGATTTATTTGTTCACAGATCTGGTAAAAATGTCTATTAGTGAGCATTTCACCTGTGCATTCAGTTCAAAATCAACTGGTCTGGTGGATAGCCCTCCAGTCAACATGCTAGTTGCACGCTCCTTCAAAGCTTGTAATGTCGATGGTATTGTGTTGTGACAAAAGTGAACCTTTTAGTGTAGCCTTTACTATGACCAGACTAAGAGAAGGCAATTTCTCAAAATTTGAGAGAAATAAGCCTTTTGTGTGCATAGAAGACATATCATATTAATGGAAAAtgggagaaaaacaaaaagtaCTGGGTGTAATTTTTTGTTCAGTATAGTTGGAAGCACTTGGTTTGGTTTCAACAATGATCTTTGGACTCACTGGTCTGGGATATGGGTTCCTGTAATGCAGCCCTGAAACAgaattaataaattaatttgacagctgtttttttttgtgtgcattaGAAAATAGTTAGAATCTTAAAATTTGACCAAACTTACCTATTTCTATTCTTGCATTGCATTCATCTAAGCACTTTTTTATAGACTCTTGTTCTGTTAACTAAACAAAAAGAGATGAGTTGAGGCAGAGTAATTAATTGAACATCCTTTAGAACCAAAAACTGTGTTAATGGATAATTCAATCATTTCACACCTGCTGGTTTTGTCGAAACAGTGTTTGGGCTTCTTGTACAATGTAGCGTTTCTCAGTGTCAGTGTCATGCTGCAGGGCGCTTTGAGCCTGCCAGCTCCGTGCAATCCTGAAAATCCTCCGGTACAGTGAAAGCACCTCTGCACGGGTCACTGAACTCATTGGTGTTGATTATAATGCAAATACCTATTCAAGACACAACATTGTCAAATATAACCTCCTCTTTAGGTTGGCTAAATTGGGGTTGTATTTTCAATCATTTGTCTAAGTAGCTAAGAAGGCAATAATAATGTATGTGTTTACTTTGATTTTGGCAAATTAAGCTACATGAATTTTGCTTTTATGAAATCTTTAAATTCAAtacaatgtctgacagaagGGAAAGTGCTGAATTTGATTCGAAGTGGCTCTTTCATTCTTTATTTGTGAACTTTGGCTAATATTCATTGTTGAAATGGTTTAGTATTCAGTTTGTTCTTGGCACACAGTGAAGTTAAACTTCATTTAATTGTATTTCCCTTAGTGGATTATACTTAGTCGTCGTCTACttagtagattttttttttacgacAAGAGGCTAATTTCACTCATCTGCACATCAAACATCATAGAAATGCATTTATTTGCAATATTTGTATCATGACAGATTAAGGAAAATAATGTAAACGTTTATTGTTTGTGCCAAAGCCAGTGTCTTTTGTTCATAAAATATTACAACCCAACATACAATTCCAACTGCCTACTTTTGAATGTTGAggttattttaactaatgaaaCACAAAATCTAAAACCATTTCAGTGTTGGCCAACATGATTCAAGTATGATTGACTACAAGAACAGTACCAAAAATAACCACATGGGAGCACTATTTATCTACTTTAAAGGTGTTTGGTGGCTTAAGGCATGTATGCAAAAGTCCAGGGGTCGGCATCCTTAGATGTAATAAAATTATATCTGCTGGAAATGTTGATGTGGTGTCATAACTAAACTTAAGATTGAAAATATTATTGATGTGGCATAGGCTACTAATTAGCAATATCCTTAGCATAGATCAACTAAGTTCAAAGAAGAGATAAGTCAGAACATGTGACATTAGTCGACCAAAGCGGTTTAATGAGAAAGGGTGGCTCTCATGCAGTCTACTCTCTCTAAGAAAGGCACGTAGATTGAGTATTGGTCGAATAGACAAATCCGTCAGAACCTCCAGCTATATTATTAGCCAGTATTTCTGAgcagacataggctactgttcagCTAGCTGCGTTAATAAACCACTCGCTAAAATCCAGAACTATTGCCATGAAACGAACGATATATCATATCTTTAGCGAGAAGCGAGAAACGACATTCCCTCAGTCTCTAGACGTATAAAATTGAGTAATGACAATTTGACCTACCAAATACTGCGCCTTCATTCATGCGCTGTCAACATCAACAAGTCGCACAATTGATGACATCAGCAATATGTCATCACATTCAAAGCTACGCATATTTTGCGCAgtcttactgtctatggttttaATCAGGGTTTACAGTGTCTACATTTTTAGATATTTTGAACTCACCAAATCCAGTTTAATGAGATATAATTAGTTGACTGTATATTTATATACGTGTTAAGTTCAACAATAACAGATAAGTAGAAATATTTAATTGCAAATATGTATAGGTCTTTCAACCTTCTGCGTTGAAGAGGAGCCGGTTTAAACCCTTTAAACCTGAGAGGCAGAGCCTATCAGGCCGTGTTCAGCCGTGGAGATCGCTGTTTCTCCGCAGGAAATGATGCGGGGAAAATTCCCATAATGTCCAGTCAATGACTAAGAGGATAGGAGCAACACAAAGAAACTGTAAATTCTCAAACAAGCTGTTTAAGCTTGTTCCGGGGATAATTTTAGCTATCGAAAAGGGCAGACACTTTGATTTCTATGATTGTTACATTTTTTGCATCACTGAGCCTATGCTAAAAAACGAAGGATTTGTAGTATATAGCTAATATGTCAGCTAGCTAGTGTTAGCTTGCTGGCTAGCTAAATACGACAGGGCTGTTTTGTCGTTGTCTATGTGGAACTCACCACGATTGAAGTGATGATCGTGAATTACGTGGAAATACAGTTTACGATTTAGCAGGTAAGATCATGGTACAAATGAAAGTTTGCGTAGTTGTCAATTAAGTGGGACAAGTTGTCATCATAACTTTTGATATCACTTTCACGTCTTGAACTTTTAACAACTGTATAGCAATCTAGGTGTAGCCAGCGAGCTAGCTACATTCATCCAGCTAGCTCGCTAAGTAGACAGTGGGTAGTCTGTGTCGTTAGCGTTATTGTATCCAGCTTAGTGGATGCTAGCTTTTGGATAAGAGTCTcctccagttttttttttttttatcttgtaaATTGAATGTTTGACTGGTTCCAATGTGCTTTGAGTGCACTGGTCGCCAAGTCAAAAAGTTCTATTACGCTCTAATGACATTCTGGGCACGTCTCTAGCTAGTTAGTGTCCATTGAACAGTAGCAGTGTAAATAAGCTAAGTTAGCCATGTTAACCAGTTAGCAAAGTACAGCTTCTATCATTGACCGACGGGGTAGGAAAAGTATATTAGTTTTCGTCAAACTAGCATCAAGTGGGCATTGTATAAAGTTAACCAAGAGCATGGCGACACAGAGCTAAATTGCTCTACCAGAGTAAACATACCATCACCTAATTCGTGTTTAGTTACTGTTATCCAAAACTTAAATAGTTGATCATTGGAACATAGCTTCTAGTGGCCCGAGGCTGACACGCAATACCAAAACACCGAACACCAATGCAGCGCCATTAAAGTCATGGATTATTTAACTAGATACAGTAACGTTACCTAACCTTACTCTGGCAGCGTATCCACCGCCTAGTGAGATCAAATGTTGCTTTGGGAAGGTACCCTTTTTGAATGAGCTCACTGTTCATACTTGGGGCCAGGTTTCACCGCTAACATACATGCTTTAGAATCTGAAAGGGAGTGTTGTAGCCCCGGCCTCCTAGGAGGTGTACACAGTACATGTGTAGGTCCTTGCCCGAACATGTTCCGGTTAGACGCCTACACCTACAGAGGGGATAGTGTTTGGGATATCTAAGCATTTCTGTTCCTGTAACATTAAGTGGTGAGAAGTTCGACACTAGCATCTGCTCACACTAGTTTAGACTCATTCTCTGGAAGTCATACAATACAGTTCCTCTTTACACTGGTCTGCTGATTTTCTTCCCCGCTGATTCACAGCCAGCAGCTCTGATGAGAGACCTTTCTTATCTCGTGAATCATCCTCTCCATCTTATCCCATTGCCTGCCCTGATCTCATCAATGGACTGAGAAGCTGACTCTCTTGCTAAAGAATCTCTCAACAGTCATACCATTTCCTGTTTGTTCTCGAACGAGAGAGGTTTGGACAAGAATAGGGATGAGCGATACAGTTTGGGATTACATTTTGAAATACTCCGATTTTATGACAACCTATAACTTGACTATACGTAGTATCTTACAATAAAGCTATTCTAGCAGTTTCATCAATGAGTGACGTGTTTAGTTCCAGCAGTATAATGTAGCTACCTGGTCACCCATCTCATATTTCCAGCTCACAGCAGAATGTGTCACATACAAAGAGACACATTATGCAGACACATTTTAACATTCATGTGTGCATTTGCAGTTATGTGTGCATCAGGTCATGTTTTTCTCTTTGAAACGTTTGGTGTATATTTGTTTGTGAAAGCTCAGCGGATGTCAAGGTCACCCCAATGCCCCTCTCTCAGATGACACCCCTGCTCATCATTCAGTTGCCGTGGTGAGTATTCTCTTCCCATCATCCTTGTGATGACGGTCATCAGATCCCTTTCTGAATAAACTAAGCAATTGGGCAATAAGCAGATTGGTGTTTTTTTCAGCTGCTGGGTTAAACCAGTATACTTTGCTCTGTGCCCATAATACCCTGCAAAGTCCCCCAAACCCATTGAGGATTCTGCTGCCTATAAGATCAGAATTGCGGTAATTAATGAAGTGCAAGTTTAACACAAAAAGGCAAGCATGATGCCCCTTAAAAGAGAAACTCAGCAGAATCCCCTCACAGCACTGCGCCTGTCAGCTCTTCTCAGCGAGTCTTCCCCCACAGCCCACGGCCGTCTCCACGAGCGCCAGGAGCTGCAGTCTTGCTTCCATCCTTGTTGATGCGTGCAGAACGGAAGTGTCTCCCCTGTGTGCTAGGTGTGCTGATGTGTTGAATTGCACTAAATGAGGGAGGTTTTTTAAGCCTCCGCTGCGGGTAGTAACTTTGAAATGTTCTCGGACTCTGCTGAGGTGTCTATCTTCTGTGTGTATTATCGGAAGTCTTTAACAACTAAATGAAAATAGAGATGCCTTTATATGGTATGTTATGTTTGGAACTATAGTGGCCACTTCGGATATCTACCTGTATGTTTGTAAAtgtatcggtgtgtgtgtttgtttgtttttcacagGGCCTGAGGGCATGTTGAGGAGTGTCGGCCAGCCAGATCACCGGGGTGCAGACGGAGCTGAGCAGACCTgaagaggagcggagaggaggagagtcagtgagagtgtgagagagagacatgggccAGTGCGTCACAAAGTGCAAAAACCCCACCTCCTCTCTGGGCAGCAAGAGTGGAGACAAGGAGAAGTCCCACGGCAAGaagggcggaggaggaggaggaggaggggggcacaAGGAAGACCCCTGTCCCAAGAGCTCTGCCGAGCCCGTCTACAATGGCACCAAGGCCCCCGATGTGACCGTGGAGACCAGCGTCGCCCCGCCACCGGTGCACGGGGAGGGTGTGAAGGAGGAAGGCTGGGCGGAGGGCGACGGCGTATCGCTGCGGCGGATTGAGGAGATGTTCCTGCGCTACAAGGACGAGCAGGAGGACGCCATCCTGGAGGAGGGCATGGAGTGCTTCTGTGAGGACCTGCATGTGGACCCCGCCGAGTTCCGCGTCCTCGTGCTGGCCTGGAAGTTCCAGGCGGCCACCATGTGCAAGTTTACAAGGTGAGCAGGCTGCCTGATAAACACCTCCTGCAGTGGGGCTGTGTCAGTGATTGAGTTTTCATGTGTTGAGGTCAGATAAGGTGTGTGTTTACAAAGGGATGGGTGAGGCACATGGGCACACCGTGTGTGCAGACCACAGCTGGACAGCAGAATGTAGCTGTGAAAAAGCAGGGCCTAGACTAGTGATAATGAATTAAACATTAGCCCCGTT from Alosa sapidissima isolate fAloSap1 chromosome 24, fAloSap1.pri, whole genome shotgun sequence encodes:
- the lyrm1 gene encoding LYR motif containing protein 1; its protein translation is MSSVTRAEVLSLYRRIFRIARSWQAQSALQHDTDTEKRYIVQEAQTLFRQNQQLTEQESIKKCLDECNARIEIGLHYRNPYPRPTYLPPMGLATQKGRKFRGQQKLRKQAKPVYLQSHDDDT